In a genomic window of Gossypium arboreum isolate Shixiya-1 chromosome 7, ASM2569848v2, whole genome shotgun sequence:
- the LOC108451835 gene encoding protein LONGIFOLIA 1-like, with translation MAAKLLHSLADENPDLQKQIGCMVGVFQIFDNHHLLTTKRLSHRNLPSGNSHLNNGIHEGDSNNGFHRQTATETNINRSGNEKQRISMESPRASFSSSRSSSFSSLDYNKTAQQEVPFPENPDRDTAMNRPCTSPHLGPQCVELRDVVKDSMYRDARGLLVKTATREEVLGNTVKHRDSPRPFHVPKSVDGSYGVRINGKKNVPDDLKESLRVLAKLREAPWYYNNEARELQRSSQEANGSWKSISRDTHAPRFSYDGREGNHSSFESRDTFKSAPKLKELPRLSLDSCERSMRSSSYLTESFRNSGNLDSGVANPPQSPGAPKRPPNVIAKLMGLESLPSSSSADGGQLGVIKTCLTEDNNPFSWPLRGNDPNRPTGTSSTRSSSKDPTSPRWKNPDLIMKPISSSRFPIEPAPWRHVDGTRGSRKQPLKHVKFPAKNPNTFPSVYGEIENRLKDLEFKQSGKDLRALKQIIEAMQAKGLLDTWKEQAANLVNQRGNEPKCASLDQNPRGQQSLQNTCINTSTARGLDSNRTYESPIVIMKPAKLVEKGGIKASKVIPIDDFSSLPKIQSGGSVDNKKGLTNTRVARDRTARNSHSGSASSSTDKKASSRSIRSIQPSMKGPKEGTATTVKSSGSVSPRLQQKKLELDGRSRPPTPPSDPSKPRKHSNRHSSEFGSSGGKHRPKSPEMQQCDDQLSQISTESRASSHQGDDISPQSDSSIILQSKLDVEVTSHEQTIGIIDSQSPSMAAVPCSISNLMPKKSTSRMVEDESMEEPAVVAPEHPSPVSVLDTLVYRDDELSPVKQILNASGGNGAEGLSEDHKEEQWNPADKCLANNVGSGLTSEINRKKLQNIEHLVQKLRRLNSGHDEASTDYIASLCGNTNPDHRYVSEVLLASGFLLKDLGSGLTTLQLHPSGHPINPELFFVLEQTKASSLLSKEENNTLNTGYISHSKLNHQKFHRKLIFDSVNEILVGKLALFGAFPEPRINSGKLAKKTLTAQQLLKELCLEIEQLQAKKPNCDPEEDEDGLKNIFWEDVMSRSESWTDFNSEISGMVLDVERLVFKDLVNEIVIGEEGSLRAKQSRRRRQLFSK, from the exons ATGGCTGCAAAGCTTCTACATTCATTGGCAGATGAAAATCCAGATTTGCAGAAGCAAATAGGATGCATGGTTGGCGTTTTCCAAATCTTTGATAATCATCATTTGCTTACCACTAAGCGCCTCAGCCATAGGAATCTTCCATCAG GTAATTCCCACTTGAACAATGGGATCCATGAAGGGGATTCAAACAATGGATTCCATCGACAAACAGCAACA GAAACGAATATAAACAGAAGTGGGAATGAGAAACAAAGAATTTCGATGGAATCTCCAAGAGCATCTTTTTCATCATCACGCTCATCTTCCTTTTCTTCATTGGATTATAACAAAACAGCTCAGCAAGAGGTCCCTTTCCCTGAAAATCCTGATAGGGACACAGCAATGAATCGACCATGTACTTCTCCACATTTGGGGCCTCAATGTGTTGAACTCCGAGATGTGGTTAAGGATTCAATGTATAGAGACGCAAGAGGACTGTTGGTCAAAACAGCAACTAGAGAGGAAGTATTGGGCAATACAGTGAAGCATAGAGATTCGCCGAGGCCATTTCATGTTCCTAAATCAGTTGATGGGTCTTATGGTGTCAGGATCAATGGAAAGAAAAATGTGCCTGATGATTTAAAGGAGTCTCTTAGAGTTCTTGCAAAACTCCGGGAAGCACCTTGGTACTATAACAATGAAGCTCGGGAACTTCAGAGATCATCACAGGAAGCAAATGGTTCTTGGAAGTCAATTTCACGGGACACCCATGCGCCTCGGTTTTCTTATGATGGAAGAGAGGGCAATCATTCATCTTTTGAATCACGAGACACCTTCAAATCGGCACCAAAGCTTAAAGAGCTGCCGAGACTTTCTTTGGATAGTTGCGAAAGGTCAATGAGGAGTTCAAGTTATCTTACGGAAAGTTTTCGTAATAGTGGCAACTTGGACAGTGGAGTTGCTAATCCACCACAATCACCAGGCGCCCCGAAGCGCCCTCCTAATGTTATAGCCAAGCTGATGGGCTTGGAATCATTGCCGAGTTCTTCCTCAGCTGATGGTGGGCAGTTGGGTGTGATTAAAACCTGCTTGACTGAAGATAACAATCCCTTCTCATGGCCGCTAAGAGGAAACGATCCGAACAGGCCAACCGGAACTAGCTCTACGAGAAGCTCATCGAAAGACCCGACATCTCCGCGGTGGAAAAATCCCGACTTGATCATGAAACCTATTTCTAGTTCAAGGTTCCCGATTGAGCCAGCACCATGGAGACATGTTGATGGAACTCGAGGTTCTCGGAAACAACCTCTCAAACATGTAAAATTTCCGGCCAAGAATCCAAACACTTTCCCTTCCGTTTATGGTGAGATTGAGAACAGACTGAAAGATCTAGAGTTTAAACAATCCGGAAAGGATCTCAGAGCTCTTAAACAGATAATAGAAGCGATGCAAGCAAAGGGACTCCTTGACACCTGGAAAGAACAAGCTGCAAACTTGGTGAATCAAAGAGGCAATGAACCAAAATGTGCAAGCCTCGATCAGAATCCAAGAGGCCAGCAAAGTCTGCAGAACACTTGCATCAACACTTCCACAGCTAGGGGTTTGGATTCTAATAGAACATATGAATCTCCTATTGTTATCATGAAACCAGCAAAACTTGTTGAGAAAGGTGGTATTAAAGCTTCAAAAGTAATTCCAATAGATGACTTTTCCAGCCTTCCCAAGATTCAAAGTGGGGGATCTGTAGATAACAAGAAAGGTTTGACAAATACTCGAGTAGCTCGAGATCGTACTGCCAGAAATAGTCATAGCGGTTCTGCTTCCAGCTCTACTGATAAGAAAGCTAGTAGCAGGAGTATTAGGTCCATACAGCCTTCGATGAAAGGTCCAAAAGAAGGTACTGCAACTACAGTAAAGAGTTCGGGATCGGTGAGCCCAAGACTGCAGCAGAAAAAGCTTGAATTGGACGGGCGATCTCGTCCACCTACTCCACCGTCTGATCCAAGCAAACCCAGAAAGCATTCCAACCGGCATTCATCTGAGTTTGGTTCCTCCGGTGGTAAACATAGACCAAAATCTCCAGAAATGCAGCAATGTGATGACCAACTGAGTCAGATAAGTACTGAATCACGGGCTTCTAGTCACCAAGGTGATGACATTTCTCCGCAATCAGACAGTAGTATCATCCTGCAGTCCAAGTTAGATGTGGAAGTCACCAGTCATGAACAAACTATTGGGATCATTGATAGTCAAAGCCCATCCATGGCGGCAGTGCCGTGTTCAATTTCCAACTTAATGCCAAAG AAATCAACATCAAGAATGGTTGAGGACGAATCAATGGAAGAACCTGCTGTGGTTGCTCCGGAGCATCCAAGTCCAGTTTCTGTTCTTGATACCTTGGTTTATAGAGATGATGAATTATCTCCAGTAAAGCAGATATTGAACGCCTCTGGAG GTAATGGTGCTGAAGGTTTGAGCGAAGATCACAAGGAAGAGCAATGGAACCCTGCAGACAAGTGCTTGGCTAACAATGTGGGGTCTGGTCTTACATCCGAGATTAATCGCAAGAAACTACAGAACATCGAGCATTTGGTTCAAAAACTGAGAAGACTTAACTCCGGACATGATGAAGCCAGTACGGATTACATTGCATCCCTTTGTGGGAATACAAATCCTGATCACAGATACGTTTCTGAGGTATTATTAGCCTCAGGCTTTCTACTGAAAGATCTTGGTTCTGGCTTGACAACACTTCAGCTCCATCCATCAGGCCATCCCATCAACCCGGAGCTGTTTTTTGTTTTGGAGCAAACCAAAGCAAGCTCTTTGTTATCAAAGGAAGAGAATAACACCTTAAACACCGGATACATTTCCCATTCAAAGTTGAACCATCAGAAATTCCATCGAAAGCTTATATTTGATTCTGTTAATGAGATTCTAGTTGGAAAGTTGGCTCTATTTGGAGCATTTCCGGAGCCTAGGATAAATTCTGGCAAGTTGGCAAAGAAGACCCTCACTGCACAACAGCTTCTAAAAGAATTATGTCTCGAGATTGAGCAGCTTCAAGCAAAGAAACCGAATTGTGACCCGGAGGAAGATGAGGATGGTCTGAAAAACATATTTTGGGAAGATGTAATGAGTCGATCAGAGAGTTGGACGGATTTTAACAGTGAGATTTCGGGGATGGTGCTGGATGTTGAACGGTTGGTCTTTAAGGATTTAGTTAATGAGATTGTGATTGGCGAAGAAGGTAGCTTACGGGCCAAGCAAAGCAGGCGGAGGCGGCAGCTGTTTTCCAAGTAA